A DNA window from Ictalurus punctatus breed USDA103 chromosome 11, Coco_2.0, whole genome shotgun sequence contains the following coding sequences:
- the LOC108271721 gene encoding urocortin-3 encodes MRTTLMGFYLLLLLLLPYTSLSQRQSYNAVTDENDEERDKMFVDVLSRFGIESTQLSPKQRLEPRGVRTTSPMSSNPKRAMQGSRFALSLDVPTTILSVLIDMAKEHDMRAKAAANAALMARIG; translated from the coding sequence ATGCGTACAACATTGATGGGTTTCTATCTGCTGCTCCTGCTCCTTCTGCCCTACACTTCTCTCAGTCAGAGACAGAGCTACAACGCAGTAACAGATGAGAACGACGAGGAGCGCGATAAGATGTTTGTTGATGTCCTGAGTCGCTTTGGAATTGAAAGCACTCAACTCTCACCAAAACAGCGCCTTGAGCCACGGGGAGTGCGCACCACGAGTCCTATGTCATCAAACCCTAAACGAGCAATGCAGGGCTCACGTTTTGCGCTCTCCCTTGATGTACCCACTACCATTTTAAGTGTCCTGATAGACATGGCCAAAGAGCATGACATGCGGGCCAAGGCTGCAGCCAACGCCGCGCTCATGGCACGCATTGGTTAA
- the cidec gene encoding cell death activator CIDE-3, translating into MDYAKKSLNLFSPSLSNISTRCVAASASVLPSFNPRPRPFRVTNSDRSVKKGIMADGLRDLMNKTMDAFSVSCIAGLVLDEDGTGIDTEDFFKTLKDSTRLMVLEKGQKWMPQQSGKSWGQAAERRTQHRKDLAKLTLDFYKNHPKEFIGCLNVQMTLYGMYSLSYDLQCYHAKRMLREALRWTLFSMQATGHVLLGTSYYMQHLIDEDEKAEVQLTACQNTNKPLQAIQWKKTAADHKN; encoded by the exons ATGGATTACGCCAAGAAGTCTCTCAATCTGTTCTCACCTTCTCTCTCCAA CATATCTACCAGATGTGTAGCAGCCAGTGCATCTGTCCTGCCCAGTTTTAACCCGCGCCCCAGACCGTTCCGTGTCACCAACTCAGACCGCTCTGTAAAAAAAGGCATTATGGCAGATGGACTGAGAGACTTAATGAACAAg ACAATGGATGCGTTCAGTGTGTCGTGCATAGCAGGCCTGGTGCTGGACGAAGATGGGACAGGAATAGACACAGAGGACTTCTTCAAGACCCTCAAGGACAGCACTAGGCTAATGGTCTTGGAGAAAGGACAGAAGTGGATGCCTCAGCAG AGTGGTAAATCATGGGGTCAAGCTGCAGAACGCAGGACACAGCATAGGAAGGACCTGGCCAAACTGACCCTTGACTTTTATAAAAACCATCCAAAGGAATTCATTGGCTGCCTGAATGTACAGATGACTCTCTATGGGATGTACTCTTTGTCATATGACCTGCAGTGCTACCATGCCAAGAGGATGTTGAG GGAGGCTCTACGATGGACTCTGTTCAGCATGCAGGCCACTGGCCATGTTTTATTGGGTACTTCATACTATATGCAACATCTTATTGATGAGGATGAGAAAGCTGAGGTACAACTGACTGCTtgccaaaacacaaacaaaccattACAGGCCATTCAGTGGAAGAAAACTGCAGCTGACCACAAAAACTAG